The Rhodocytophaga rosea genome has a segment encoding these proteins:
- a CDS encoding hydroxypyruvate isomerase family protein: protein MKRRDFFVKTSLAAGTTALAGLATTPGLSQKTPKGKGATPAQPAAKFKLNYAPHFGMFENHAGKDPLDQLKFMADNGFMALEDNGMMGRPVELQTKIGETLAKLGMTMGVFVVDKGGNSQNTLAAGKQEYVDIFLNGCKRAVEVAKRVNAKWMTVVPGDFDRNIPLGVQTGHVIEALQRGAEIFEPHGLVMVLEPLSDTPNLFLRYSDQTYMICKGVNSPSCKILFDIYHMQKNEGRLIYNMDQTWNEIAYIQIGDEPGRKEPTTGEINYKNVFAHIHKKGFKGILGMEHGNAGQGKEGELALIAAYRESDNFKV from the coding sequence ATGAAACGCAGAGATTTTTTTGTTAAAACAAGCCTTGCCGCCGGAACTACAGCGTTGGCAGGTCTGGCTACTACTCCTGGATTATCTCAAAAAACCCCAAAAGGGAAAGGTGCTACGCCTGCCCAGCCTGCTGCCAAATTCAAACTTAATTATGCCCCTCATTTTGGCATGTTTGAAAACCATGCCGGAAAAGACCCCCTTGATCAGCTGAAGTTTATGGCCGATAATGGGTTTATGGCGCTGGAAGACAATGGAATGATGGGCCGCCCGGTAGAATTGCAAACAAAGATCGGAGAAACCCTGGCTAAACTCGGCATGACCATGGGCGTTTTTGTGGTAGATAAAGGTGGAAATTCTCAGAATACGCTGGCTGCCGGAAAACAAGAATATGTTGACATTTTTCTCAATGGCTGCAAACGGGCTGTGGAAGTGGCCAAACGGGTAAATGCCAAATGGATGACTGTAGTGCCCGGCGATTTTGATAGAAACATTCCTTTAGGGGTACAAACCGGCCATGTCATCGAAGCACTTCAGAGAGGGGCGGAAATATTTGAACCTCATGGCTTGGTGATGGTGCTGGAACCCCTTAGCGATACACCTAATCTTTTCCTGCGCTACTCTGACCAGACCTATATGATCTGCAAAGGCGTAAATAGTCCTTCCTGCAAAATCTTGTTCGATATTTACCATATGCAGAAAAATGAAGGCCGCCTGATATATAATATGGATCAGACCTGGAATGAGATCGCCTATATACAGATCGGTGATGAACCAGGCCGGAAAGAACCTACTACCGGGGAGATCAATTATAAGAATGTATTTGCCCATATTCATAAAAAAGGCTTTAAAGGCATACTAGGCATGGAACATGGAAATGCAGGCCAGGGCAAGGAAGGCGAATTAGCACTGATTGCTGCTTACCGGGAGTCTGATAATTTTAAAGTATAA
- a CDS encoding TlpA family protein disulfide reductase, which produces MKVAVALLLSTYLFNVSLYAQTPSDGCQSYDYFKYFNGFLHAYHNPEKQDVALSHARNLAKVCPYSLRSLFHTFYAQSFSKGLIGNRPNAVERKLLEKLMQDTSQVILQALEPIVLWINIQENENNPAELSRLVKEFVNTQLNTDEWYENRTARYSLLIYLIIQPKPELASQAHSLLTQTIKGLQTQLKEYVLPGEAVHNQKRAWYRYVYAYSNFLQGDKYKRKGNMGEAEIYYRTAAEYSPDAIDKTAKPGYEYDISFLGTAAYSDGFKEHYLAFLETSFNTDEALKVLTALALSDATHLTRLKDFYNGHFASQESFDIYWKKQLKALPIAPVFTMKQLNTVDFSLESQKGKWVLLDFWGTWCEPCMKEMPQMQAFYREISIKHSDKIALLTIACQDTETKVKTYLNKNR; this is translated from the coding sequence ATGAAAGTTGCTGTTGCTCTATTATTAAGTACATATCTGTTTAACGTGAGCCTGTATGCACAAACTCCCTCTGATGGATGCCAGTCTTATGACTATTTCAAATACTTCAATGGATTTCTGCATGCATACCACAATCCAGAAAAACAAGACGTAGCCCTTTCTCATGCCCGGAATCTGGCAAAAGTTTGTCCATACAGTTTGAGAAGTTTGTTTCATACCTTTTATGCGCAATCATTCAGTAAGGGACTAATAGGTAATCGGCCGAATGCAGTAGAACGTAAACTGCTCGAAAAACTTATGCAGGATACCAGTCAGGTGATTTTGCAGGCATTAGAACCAATCGTGCTGTGGATAAATATTCAGGAAAATGAGAATAATCCGGCTGAATTAAGCAGATTGGTTAAGGAATTTGTTAATACACAGCTTAATACCGATGAATGGTATGAAAACCGGACGGCCAGGTATTCATTGCTGATTTATCTGATCATTCAACCTAAACCCGAGTTAGCCTCCCAGGCCCATTCTTTACTGACCCAAACAATAAAAGGTTTGCAAACGCAACTGAAAGAATATGTATTACCGGGAGAGGCAGTTCATAACCAGAAAAGGGCATGGTACAGATACGTATATGCCTACAGCAACTTTCTACAGGGAGACAAATACAAAAGAAAAGGAAATATGGGTGAAGCCGAGATATATTATAGAACGGCGGCTGAATACAGTCCGGATGCCATAGACAAAACAGCCAAACCTGGTTACGAATATGATATCTCTTTTCTTGGAACTGCGGCCTATTCAGATGGTTTTAAGGAACATTATCTGGCTTTTCTGGAAACAAGTTTTAATACTGATGAGGCACTGAAAGTTCTTACTGCCCTTGCTCTGTCTGATGCTACTCATTTAACCAGATTAAAAGATTTTTATAATGGGCATTTTGCAAGCCAGGAATCATTTGACATATACTGGAAAAAGCAGTTAAAAGCCCTTCCAATAGCTCCTGTATTTACAATGAAACAACTAAATACGGTTGATTTTTCGCTTGAATCCCAGAAAGGAAAATGGGTATTGCTCGATTTCTGGGGAACCTGGTGTGAGCCCTGTATGAAAGAAATGCCACAAATGCAGGCATTTTACAGGGAAATTTCAATCAAGCATTCAGATAAAATAGCGCTGTTAACCATTGCCTGCCAGGATACGGAAACAAAAGTAAAAACCTATCTGAATAAAAACAGATAA
- a CDS encoding PVC-type heme-binding CxxCH protein translates to MNLKKIFTNKQAGIRGSILLMGALVVGSTVAWKKPFKDKFNSQPYRKEVYLNLPEDDKHDPKYAVAGLKTAEGLETTLFAAEPTLVNPTNIDVDAKGRVWVCEAYNYRTKLNPKNQVKPEGDRILILEDTNGDGQSDNSKVYYQGTDINAALGVWVMGNKVIVSCSPNIFIFTDTNGDDKPDNKEVFFTGIGGEQHDHAVHAMVFGPDGKLYFNFGNAGDQIQDGKGNPVKDKDGNEVNGKGKPYRQGMVFRCNPDGSEFEVLGHNFRNNYEVAVDSYGTLWQSDNDDDGNKGVRINYVMEFGNYGYHDEMTGAAWQASRTNMETEIPKKHWHLNDPGVVPNLLQTGAGSPTGMIVYEGRLLPKIYWDQMIHSDAGPNVVRSYPVTKNGAGYEATIVNVLEGRDQWFRPSDVCVAPDGSLIISDWYDPGVGGHQAGDQDRGRIFRVAPPQTPYKVPAMDLSTAAGAIEALKSPNLSTRYLAWEKLHGMGKKAEKELLKLWASDNDRFRARALWLLAKIPGREKKYIDIALKDINPDIRITGLRIARQSKMDVMSYIKQLSKDLDPQVRREVLIALRHNPSPEAPVIWTELATKYDGKDRWYLEALGIAADKQWDKFFATWWQKTGESGLKNQANRDIVWRSRSKEAIPLLASLASDPTTSPAERPRYFRAFDFQEDASKQDVLLSMLKGSSPSQAQINLLALRHIDPAKVESSPEVKTELGKALVTVEGTQEYLDLVSRFSLKEQNPKLLKMAVDKSNSGNLGVDAARLLLRQGGASLITETFNSPDEKTITSLLTALGRINSKESMDFIESIVLDSKRPLALRKEAVQALGRGWSGEERLLGVVKSGNFPDELKPAAASTLMSAYRKDIREGAAQVLDIQMAASNNKKLPPLNQLIAMKGDVTTGKTVFTRTCSTCHQVNGEGIDFGPKLSEIGSKLSKEAQYFSILQPDAGISFGYEGYVLKLKDGSSITGIIASQTEDEVDIRMPGGTGNRLSRKDIVSMQKMETSLMPSGLHQTMSEQELVDLVEYLASLKKSS, encoded by the coding sequence ATGAATCTGAAAAAAATATTTACTAACAAACAGGCAGGCATACGGGGAAGCATCTTGCTGATGGGTGCACTGGTCGTTGGCTCCACAGTAGCCTGGAAAAAGCCTTTCAAGGATAAATTTAATTCACAGCCTTACCGGAAAGAAGTATACCTGAATCTTCCTGAAGATGATAAGCATGATCCCAAATATGCTGTAGCAGGTTTAAAAACGGCTGAAGGTCTGGAAACTACTTTGTTTGCTGCCGAACCCACCCTGGTGAATCCGACAAATATCGATGTAGATGCCAAAGGCCGGGTATGGGTGTGCGAGGCATATAATTATCGTACCAAACTGAATCCAAAAAACCAGGTAAAACCGGAAGGCGACCGCATTCTGATTCTGGAAGATACCAATGGAGACGGACAATCAGATAACAGCAAAGTATATTACCAGGGAACGGATATTAATGCTGCGCTGGGTGTATGGGTAATGGGCAATAAAGTAATTGTATCCTGCAGCCCCAATATTTTTATTTTCACGGATACCAATGGCGACGATAAGCCAGACAATAAAGAAGTATTTTTTACCGGTATAGGCGGCGAACAGCATGATCATGCGGTGCATGCGATGGTGTTTGGTCCGGATGGAAAGCTGTATTTCAACTTTGGAAATGCCGGCGACCAGATTCAAGATGGAAAAGGGAATCCGGTAAAAGATAAAGATGGTAATGAAGTGAATGGCAAAGGCAAGCCCTACCGCCAGGGTATGGTGTTCCGCTGCAATCCCGATGGAAGCGAATTTGAAGTATTAGGCCACAATTTCCGAAATAATTATGAAGTAGCAGTAGATTCCTATGGCACCTTATGGCAATCGGATAATGATGATGATGGAAATAAAGGGGTCCGGATCAACTATGTAATGGAGTTTGGCAACTATGGCTACCACGATGAAATGACAGGTGCTGCTTGGCAAGCCAGCCGGACTAATATGGAAACTGAAATCCCTAAAAAACACTGGCATTTGAATGACCCTGGCGTAGTACCCAATCTACTTCAGACCGGCGCTGGTTCTCCTACCGGAATGATCGTGTATGAAGGCCGTTTATTACCCAAAATTTATTGGGACCAGATGATACATTCAGATGCTGGTCCGAATGTAGTACGTTCCTATCCGGTTACCAAAAATGGAGCAGGCTATGAGGCCACCATTGTAAATGTACTGGAAGGCCGTGACCAGTGGTTCCGCCCCTCGGATGTATGTGTGGCTCCGGATGGTTCATTGATTATTTCTGACTGGTATGACCCAGGTGTGGGAGGCCATCAGGCAGGCGACCAGGATCGGGGACGGATTTTTAGGGTTGCGCCTCCGCAAACGCCGTATAAAGTGCCAGCCATGGATTTAAGTACGGCTGCCGGAGCCATTGAAGCGCTAAAAAGCCCCAATCTTTCTACAAGGTATCTAGCCTGGGAAAAACTGCATGGTATGGGTAAAAAAGCTGAAAAAGAATTGCTCAAACTGTGGGCTTCTGATAATGACCGTTTCCGTGCCCGTGCGCTGTGGCTGCTTGCTAAAATTCCAGGTCGTGAGAAAAAATATATCGACATTGCTTTGAAAGACATCAATCCAGATATCCGGATTACCGGATTGCGTATTGCCCGCCAGTCTAAAATGGATGTTATGTCTTATATCAAGCAATTATCTAAAGATTTAGATCCGCAGGTACGCCGGGAAGTGTTAATTGCGCTTCGCCATAATCCTTCTCCGGAAGCCCCTGTTATCTGGACTGAACTGGCTACCAAATACGATGGAAAAGACCGCTGGTACCTGGAAGCCTTAGGCATTGCTGCCGATAAACAGTGGGACAAATTCTTTGCAACCTGGTGGCAGAAAACCGGAGAAAGCGGCTTAAAAAACCAGGCGAACCGGGATATTGTATGGCGTTCGCGTAGCAAAGAAGCCATTCCCTTGCTTGCCTCTCTGGCTTCTGACCCAACTACTTCACCAGCAGAAAGACCCCGGTATTTCCGTGCATTCGATTTCCAGGAAGATGCTTCCAAACAGGATGTGTTACTCTCTATGTTGAAAGGCAGCAGCCCATCTCAGGCACAAATCAATTTGCTTGCCCTGCGACATATCGATCCGGCGAAAGTAGAAAGTTCACCAGAAGTAAAAACAGAACTAGGCAAAGCATTAGTTACGGTGGAAGGCACACAGGAATACCTGGATCTGGTTAGCCGTTTTTCATTAAAAGAACAAAACCCTAAATTGTTGAAAATGGCTGTTGATAAATCAAACAGTGGTAACTTAGGCGTAGATGCTGCCAGGTTATTGTTACGCCAGGGCGGTGCTTCGCTTATCACGGAAACTTTTAATTCACCCGACGAAAAAACAATTACTTCCTTACTTACGGCCTTAGGAAGAATTAACAGCAAAGAATCCATGGATTTTATTGAATCTATCGTATTGGACAGCAAACGTCCTTTGGCCTTACGCAAAGAGGCTGTACAGGCGTTAGGAAGAGGATGGAGTGGTGAAGAAAGACTGCTGGGTGTAGTAAAAAGCGGGAATTTCCCAGATGAATTGAAGCCTGCCGCTGCCAGCACCCTGATGAGTGCCTACCGGAAGGATATTCGGGAAGGCGCAGCGCAGGTACTGGATATTCAGATGGCTGCTTCCAATAATAAAAAACTTCCTCCGCTCAATCAACTCATAGCGATGAAAGGAGATGTTACAACTGGAAAGACTGTGTTTACCCGGACCTGTAGTACCTGTCATCAGGTGAACGGAGAAGGAATTGATTTCGGACCTAAACTCTCGGAGATCGGCAGCAAACTTTCCAAAGAAGCCCAGTATTTTTCTATCCTGCAACCAGATGCTGGTATCAGTTTTGGCTACGAAGGATATGTACTGAAGTTGAAAGACGGAAGTTCTATTACCGGTATCATTGCCAGCCAGACCGAAGATGAAGTAGATATACGCATGCCTGGCGGAACTGGCAACCGCCTGAGCCGGAAAGATATTGTATCCATGCAGAAAATGGAAACATCCCTCATGCCATCCGGCTTACATCAAACCATGTCGGAACAGGAGCTGGTTGACCTAGTGGAATATCTTGCCTCTTTGAAAAAATCAAGCTAA
- a CDS encoding FAD:protein FMN transferase — protein sequence MLSKLTAVSIGLLLMLGCRSFPATQTPHKRYEFTHRQMGTLFRIILYTSDSTKATLAAELAFNRIDQLNDILSDYKEDSELSRLSISSGTGKKIKVSDDLWQVLQQSVALSQQTNGAFDITVGPYVQLWRRASRQQQLPSEEALQKASQSVGYQYIRFYPDEQMVEITRPGMRLDAGGVGKGYAVDEAMKILQQQGIQSALVDGGGNILVSKAPPGKKGWQVELSSSAGNISVELQQTAVATSGDLYQHIELDGKRYSHILDPRTGLGLTNQIMVTILARDGITADLYSTAVSVLGPQHGLALVERTKHAAAIIAEKTNDTIQTWQSRRMRKLVK from the coding sequence GTGTTAAGCAAATTAACAGCGGTTAGTATTGGGTTGCTTCTGATGCTTGGCTGCCGTTCCTTTCCGGCTACTCAAACTCCTCATAAGCGCTATGAATTCACCCACCGGCAAATGGGCACCTTATTCCGCATCATTTTATATACTTCTGATTCTACCAAAGCAACGCTAGCCGCAGAACTTGCTTTTAACCGGATTGATCAGCTCAACGATATTCTGAGCGATTACAAAGAGGACAGCGAACTTAGCCGTTTGTCAATTAGCTCTGGCACAGGGAAGAAAATAAAAGTAAGCGATGATTTGTGGCAGGTATTGCAACAGTCTGTAGCCTTATCCCAGCAGACCAATGGTGCATTTGATATAACAGTTGGCCCTTATGTGCAACTCTGGCGCAGGGCAAGCAGGCAGCAGCAACTTCCTTCAGAGGAAGCTTTACAGAAGGCCAGTCAAAGTGTAGGGTACCAGTATATCAGATTTTATCCTGATGAGCAGATGGTGGAGATAACCAGACCAGGAATGCGCCTGGATGCTGGTGGCGTAGGGAAAGGATATGCAGTGGATGAAGCCATGAAAATATTGCAGCAGCAGGGTATTCAATCAGCTTTGGTAGATGGAGGAGGTAACATTCTGGTCAGCAAAGCGCCTCCCGGTAAAAAAGGATGGCAGGTAGAACTATCTTCCTCAGCGGGAAATATATCAGTAGAACTACAACAGACTGCGGTTGCTACTTCTGGTGATCTGTACCAGCATATTGAACTCGATGGCAAACGCTATTCACATATTCTCGATCCCAGAACAGGATTAGGGCTTACCAACCAGATTATGGTGACTATCCTTGCCAGAGATGGCATTACCGCAGATTTATATTCAACAGCCGTTAGTGTACTGGGTCCGCAACATGGTTTAGCACTAGTGGAGCGCACCAAACATGCGGCAGCAATCATTGCTGAGAAAACCAATGATACCATACAAACCTGGCAATCCAGACGGATGAGAAAATTAGTAAAATAG